In Chloroflexota bacterium, one DNA window encodes the following:
- a CDS encoding DNA replication/repair protein RecF, whose product MHLTHLSLKNFRNYTSAELTLGPGLTVFRGANAQGKSNLLEAVAMLALTKSTRAEQERDVVRLASLEDTPYTRVSGVAERRDGGPVEVQIDMAMAPVDRRDALVFQKRVRVDGVPKPAGQAVGAIAAVLFSADDLTIVTGSPSVRRRYLDVLLSLADRGYLRALQGYQRVITQRNQLLRRIRDGLARTPELDYWDGELCRLGAQVTARRRDAVASLAPEAASAYAAMAPGDGPFQAAYAPSIDHGGPAEEAAAHAMGLLAERRGREVQMAQSLVGPHRDDLLLTVGGLDVGQFGSRGQVRTAALSLRLAEAGYLHAVLGEEPVLLLDDVLSELDGQRRQHVLEAACRAEQSLVTVVEGEEPPGLHEAVATYVVEAGALRREG is encoded by the coding sequence ATGCACCTGACGCATCTGTCGCTCAAGAACTTTCGCAACTACACCTCGGCCGAGCTGACGCTCGGGCCGGGGCTGACGGTGTTCCGCGGCGCCAACGCGCAGGGCAAGAGCAACCTGCTGGAGGCCGTCGCCATGCTCGCGCTGACCAAGTCCACCCGTGCGGAGCAGGAGCGCGACGTCGTCCGCCTGGCGTCACTGGAGGACACGCCGTACACGCGCGTCTCCGGCGTTGCCGAGCGCCGGGACGGTGGCCCGGTCGAGGTGCAGATCGACATGGCGATGGCCCCCGTCGACCGCCGGGACGCGCTCGTCTTCCAGAAGCGCGTGCGCGTCGACGGCGTGCCCAAGCCCGCCGGGCAGGCGGTGGGCGCCATCGCCGCCGTGCTCTTCTCGGCGGACGACCTCACCATCGTCACCGGCTCGCCGTCGGTCAGACGGCGCTACCTGGACGTGCTGCTCTCGCTGGCGGACCGGGGGTATCTGCGGGCCTTGCAGGGTTACCAGCGCGTGATCACCCAGCGCAACCAGCTCCTCCGCCGCATCCGCGATGGGCTGGCGCGCACCCCTGAGCTCGACTACTGGGACGGCGAGCTGTGCCGGCTTGGCGCGCAGGTCACGGCGCGGCGGCGGGACGCCGTCGCGTCCCTCGCGCCGGAGGCCGCCAGCGCCTACGCCGCCATGGCCCCCGGCGACGGCCCCTTCCAGGCGGCCTACGCCCCCTCCATCGACCACGGCGGCCCGGCCGAGGAGGCCGCGGCCCACGCAATGGGCCTGCTGGCCGAGCGGCGGGGCCGCGAGGTGCAGATGGCGCAGTCGCTCGTCGGGCCGCACCGCGACGACCTGCTGCTGACTGTCGGCGGCCTCGACGTGGGGCAGTTCGGCTCGCGGGGGCAGGTGCGGACGGCGGCGCTGTCGCTGCGGCTGGCCGAGGCGGGCTACCTGCACGCCGTGCTGGGCGAGGAACCCGTGCTGTTGCTGGACGACGTGCTCTCGGAGCTGGACGGCCAGCGGCGGCAGCACGTCCTGGAGGCGGCCTGCCGCGCCGAGCAGTCGCTCGTCACGGTGGTCGAGGGCGAGGAGCCGCCCGGCCTCCACGAGGCGGTCGCCACGTACGTAGTGGAGGCGGGCGCGCTGCGGCGGGAGGGGTGA
- a CDS encoding ferric reductase-like transmembrane domain-containing protein: protein MRTGLDSRYFIWAVLCLPSLPIASALLAGGDHAAADALHESGEFSARLMIIAMIMTPLVMLAPRWRFFRWLLDRRRYFGVAAFAYAAVHAIIYLVDLGSAREVLGQFFTLSILAGWLGLFFFMPLAVTSNDWAVRLLGRRWRVLHRLVYAAAVVVLVHWALVGEEAIGAVVQYAPLILLEGYRVWRVFVRPRVVAGVA from the coding sequence GTGCGGACCGGACTGGATTCACGCTACTTCATCTGGGCCGTGCTGTGCCTGCCATCCCTCCCCATCGCCTCGGCGCTCCTCGCGGGTGGCGACCACGCCGCGGCGGACGCCCTGCACGAGTCCGGCGAGTTCTCCGCGCGGCTGATGATCATTGCCATGATCATGACGCCGCTGGTGATGCTGGCGCCGCGGTGGAGGTTCTTCCGGTGGCTGCTGGACCGCCGCCGCTACTTCGGCGTTGCGGCCTTCGCCTACGCCGCCGTGCACGCGATCATCTACCTCGTCGACCTCGGCTCCGCGCGCGAGGTGCTGGGGCAGTTCTTCACCCTGAGCATCCTGGCCGGGTGGCTGGGCCTCTTCTTCTTCATGCCGCTCGCGGTTACGTCCAACGACTGGGCGGTCCGGCTGCTGGGGCGCCGGTGGCGCGTCCTGCACCGGCTCGTTTATGCGGCGGCCGTCGTGGTGCTCGTCCACTGGGCGCTCGTGGGAGAGGAGGCCATAGGCGCCGTCGTGCAGTACGCGCCGCTCATCCTCCTGGAGGGCTACCGGGTGTGGCGGGTCTTCGTGCGGCCCCGGGTCGTGGCGGGCGTGGCTTGA
- a CDS encoding Rieske 2Fe-2S domain-containing protein: protein MLTPEENRLVTEIGPETPMGELFRRFWVPAFLARELAEPDGTPARTRLLGEHIVGFRDTSGRLGILEAACPHRGVDLSYGFNEENGLRCPRCGWKFDVEGNIVDMPLEPDEEATQMMKEIKAVAFRANEWGGVIWVYMGPKEESAEMPQFEWGDLPAGHRFITKYVQECNYLQGLEGGIDSSRMSLLFEMLFGDPPSVESTADRLVQGLSDDQTAPRPVQTMAIKTTDYGLLVGATTEHGKDESAWQLNQWLMPFYTTPKPEGDGLLGCLAWVPVDDRNTMVFAITYHPERPLTEAEVSQRRAGHGFHPTLEEGTYKRARNKENDYLIERKTSGANPLASISNEFELALVLEESMGAIVDRSREQLDENDVAVMAARKMLMKAAIELREGTEPAAAHMGAVYNVRAAQTTLGKGETLEDVG, encoded by the coding sequence GTGCTGACGCCGGAAGAAAACAGACTGGTCACGGAAATCGGGCCGGAGACGCCCATGGGCGAGCTGTTCCGCCGGTTCTGGGTCCCGGCATTCCTCGCGCGGGAGCTGGCGGAGCCCGACGGCACCCCGGCGCGCACCCGGCTGCTCGGCGAGCACATCGTCGGGTTCCGCGACACCTCGGGGCGGCTCGGCATCCTGGAGGCGGCGTGCCCGCACCGGGGCGTCGACCTCTCCTACGGCTTCAACGAGGAGAACGGGCTGCGCTGCCCCCGCTGCGGCTGGAAGTTCGACGTCGAGGGCAACATCGTCGACATGCCGCTGGAGCCGGACGAGGAAGCCACGCAGATGATGAAGGAAATCAAGGCCGTCGCGTTCCGCGCGAACGAGTGGGGCGGCGTCATCTGGGTGTACATGGGCCCCAAGGAGGAGTCCGCGGAGATGCCCCAGTTCGAGTGGGGCGACCTGCCCGCCGGGCACCGCTTCATCACCAAGTACGTGCAGGAGTGCAACTACCTGCAGGGCCTCGAGGGCGGCATCGACAGCTCCCGTATGTCCCTGCTGTTCGAGATGCTCTTCGGCGACCCGCCGTCGGTGGAGTCGACCGCGGACCGGCTGGTGCAGGGCCTGTCGGACGATCAGACCGCACCGAGGCCGGTCCAGACCATGGCCATCAAGACGACCGACTACGGCCTGCTCGTCGGCGCAACGACGGAGCACGGCAAGGACGAGAGCGCGTGGCAGCTGAACCAGTGGCTCATGCCCTTCTACACCACGCCGAAGCCTGAGGGCGACGGCCTGCTGGGCTGCCTGGCGTGGGTGCCAGTCGACGACCGCAACACGATGGTCTTCGCCATCACCTACCACCCGGAACGCCCGCTCACGGAGGCTGAGGTCTCCCAGCGCCGCGCGGGCCACGGCTTCCACCCGACGCTGGAGGAGGGCACCTACAAGCGCGCCCGCAACAAGGAGAACGACTACCTCATCGAGCGCAAGACCTCCGGCGCGAACCCGCTGGCCTCCATCTCCAACGAGTTTGAGCTGGCGCTGGTGCTCGAGGAGAGCATGGGCGCCATCGTCGACCGCTCCAGGGAGCAGCTTGACGAGAACGACGTGGCCGTCATGGCGGCGCGCAAGATGCTGATGAAGGCGGCCATCGAGCTGCGGGAGGGCACGGAGCCGGCGGCCGCACACATGGGCGCCGTCTACAACGTCCGCGCGGCGCAGACCACGCTCGGCAAGGGCGAGACGCTGGAGGACGTGGGGTAG
- a CDS encoding DUF1801 domain-containing protein: protein MESRLRFDGAVTRDPAVDAWFAEHTDALGSIAHSWFSRIRDCGGDVVELMHDGYPTACVQDVPFAYVGVGFFMGAFLPDPLGLLEGAGKRMRHVKLRPGVEIDTDGLVGLVRAAYRDARDFVAAERQDRAGLGFRHRHKCRRRSNAANPPTSLPFS from the coding sequence ATGGAGTCCAGACTGCGTTTCGACGGAGCCGTGACGCGCGACCCTGCCGTAGATGCCTGGTTCGCCGAGCACACGGATGCGCTCGGCTCCATTGCACATTCGTGGTTCTCGCGCATCCGCGACTGCGGCGGAGATGTGGTGGAGCTGATGCATGACGGCTACCCGACCGCTTGCGTGCAGGACGTGCCGTTCGCCTATGTGGGGGTTGGGTTCTTCATGGGAGCGTTTCTGCCGGACCCCCTCGGCCTGCTGGAGGGCGCAGGCAAGCGAATGCGCCATGTCAAGCTGCGTCCGGGCGTTGAGATTGACACCGATGGGCTGGTGGGACTGGTCCGCGCCGCCTATCGAGATGCCCGGGACTTCGTCGCGGCGGAGCGCCAGGACCGGGCGGGCCTCGGCTTTCGGCACCGTCACAAATGCCGTCGGCGCTCTAACGCCGCTAACCCGCCGACTTCGCTTCCGTTCTCCTAA
- a CDS encoding DUF1330 domain-containing protein yields the protein MAAFVITEVEITNPEVYGQFVQQVTPTVEAHGGKFVARGGAIDIILGGWSPKRIAIMEFGSVDQVRTWLSSPEYTALTEMRESSANINMVVVEGL from the coding sequence ATGGCTGCGTTCGTGATAACGGAAGTGGAAATCACCAACCCTGAGGTGTACGGGCAGTTCGTGCAGCAGGTGACTCCCACGGTGGAGGCTCACGGCGGGAAGTTCGTTGCGCGGGGCGGCGCCATCGACATCATCCTGGGAGGCTGGTCGCCCAAGCGCATCGCGATCATGGAGTTCGGCAGCGTAGACCAGGTCCGCACATGGCTCAGCTCCCCGGAGTACACCGCGCTCACCGAGATGCGGGAGTCCTCCGCAAACATCAACATGGTGGTCGTCGAGGGCCTGTAG
- the ppdK gene encoding pyruvate, phosphate dikinase — MTLRETVKQTQWVYAFEQADGSRRELLGGKGAGLADMTAASLPVPPGFIITTEACRSYYDSGKVMPAEMWAQALDALVALERSTGRYFGAPADPLLVSVRSGAPVSMPGMMDTVLNLGLNQAVADGIARRTGNRRFALDLYRRFIQMYGNVVLGIEATHFDAVLERLQQQAGVKLASDLDADALQQVIDEFKAVVLRATGEAFPDTPKYQLERAILAVFDSWETRRAIDYRNYNRIPHDLYTAVCVVAMVFGNMDESSGTGVLFTRDPSTGERILYGEYLVNAQGEDVVAGIATPQKIAELQHRMPGVYDQLDTMAQQLELHYRDAQDVEFTVEQGKLYLLQTRSAKRSAKAAVKMAVDMYHEDLISKDEALMRVEPDQIYQLLLPRLDPQAKDAAAEAGQLITVAMGASPGGATGRVVFTADEASEQGKRGVSVVLVRPETSPDDVHGLIAAKGVLTSRGGATSHAAVVARGLGKPCVSGAELLEVRPEEGVFVCGDFAVREGEEISIDGATGEVFAGRIATIAPSVKDDEDLVTLLEWADQTRRLGVWANADYPRDAEVAMNYGAEGIGLCRTEHMFFEQDRLSIVRECMLAAHAAIIIQEGDVAWERYLNALAELEEFQIADFVGILRAMKGKPVVIRLLDPPMHEFLPSRDELFGEVIELRVTGENPDELEQKQNLLFAVDEMRESNPMIGMRGCRLGLIFPEIYTMQVRAIIRAAAQVAEEGIPVAPEIMIPLVSHTNEFKRLRETLEATIREFQEETGNTQSYEIGTMIEIPRAALIADQIAESAEFFSFGTNDLTQNTFGFSRDDVEVKFLKRYEEAGILEENPFQVVDRDGVGQLISTACRLGRQARPGISMGICGEHGGDPKSIEFFHTLPLDYVSCSPYRVPVARLAAARAALMADGARGEG, encoded by the coding sequence ATGACGCTTCGCGAAACGGTAAAGCAGACCCAGTGGGTGTACGCGTTTGAGCAGGCGGACGGCAGCCGCCGGGAGCTGCTCGGCGGCAAGGGCGCCGGCCTGGCCGACATGACGGCGGCGTCGCTGCCGGTGCCCCCGGGGTTCATCATTACGACCGAGGCATGCCGCTCCTATTACGACTCCGGCAAGGTCATGCCCGCCGAGATGTGGGCGCAGGCGCTGGACGCCCTCGTTGCCCTGGAGCGGTCGACGGGCCGCTATTTCGGCGCGCCCGCCGACCCGCTGCTTGTCTCCGTGCGCTCCGGCGCGCCCGTCTCCATGCCGGGCATGATGGACACCGTTCTCAACCTGGGCCTCAACCAGGCCGTCGCCGACGGCATTGCGCGGCGCACGGGCAACCGGCGGTTCGCCCTCGACCTCTACCGGCGCTTCATCCAGATGTACGGCAACGTCGTCCTCGGCATTGAGGCCACGCACTTCGACGCCGTGCTGGAGCGGCTGCAGCAGCAGGCGGGCGTCAAGCTTGCCTCGGACCTCGACGCCGACGCGCTGCAGCAGGTGATCGACGAGTTCAAGGCAGTCGTGCTGCGGGCGACCGGCGAGGCGTTCCCGGACACGCCCAAGTACCAGCTCGAGCGCGCCATCCTCGCCGTCTTCGACAGCTGGGAGACGCGCCGCGCCATTGACTACCGCAACTACAACAGGATCCCCCACGACCTCTACACGGCCGTCTGCGTCGTCGCCATGGTCTTCGGGAACATGGACGAGAGCAGCGGCACCGGCGTGCTCTTCACCCGCGACCCCTCCACCGGCGAGCGCATCCTGTACGGCGAGTACCTGGTCAACGCCCAGGGCGAGGACGTGGTGGCCGGCATCGCGACGCCCCAGAAGATCGCCGAGCTCCAGCACCGGATGCCGGGCGTCTACGACCAGCTCGACACCATGGCCCAGCAGCTCGAGCTGCACTACCGGGACGCCCAGGACGTCGAGTTCACGGTGGAGCAGGGGAAGCTCTACCTGCTGCAGACCCGCTCCGCCAAGCGCAGCGCCAAGGCGGCGGTCAAGATGGCCGTCGACATGTACCACGAGGACCTCATCAGCAAGGACGAGGCCCTGATGCGGGTGGAGCCGGACCAGATCTACCAGTTGCTGCTCCCTCGCTTGGACCCGCAAGCGAAGGACGCCGCCGCCGAGGCCGGGCAGCTCATCACCGTCGCGATGGGTGCATCCCCCGGCGGCGCGACGGGCCGCGTGGTCTTCACGGCCGACGAGGCCTCCGAGCAGGGCAAGCGCGGCGTGAGCGTCGTGCTGGTGCGCCCGGAGACCAGCCCCGACGATGTCCACGGCCTCATCGCCGCGAAGGGCGTGCTCACATCCCGCGGCGGCGCAACGAGCCACGCTGCCGTCGTCGCCCGCGGGCTCGGCAAGCCGTGCGTCTCGGGCGCGGAGCTGCTCGAGGTGCGGCCCGAGGAGGGCGTGTTCGTCTGCGGCGACTTCGCCGTCCGCGAGGGCGAGGAGATCAGCATCGACGGCGCGACCGGGGAGGTTTTCGCCGGGCGCATCGCCACCATCGCGCCCTCCGTCAAAGACGACGAGGACCTGGTGACGCTGCTCGAGTGGGCGGACCAGACCCGCCGGCTGGGGGTGTGGGCCAACGCCGACTACCCCCGCGACGCGGAAGTGGCCATGAACTACGGCGCGGAGGGCATCGGCCTCTGCCGCACGGAGCACATGTTCTTCGAGCAGGACCGCCTCTCCATCGTGCGGGAGTGCATGCTGGCCGCCCACGCCGCCATCATCATCCAGGAGGGCGACGTCGCGTGGGAGCGGTACCTCAACGCCCTCGCGGAGCTGGAGGAGTTCCAGATTGCAGACTTCGTCGGCATCCTGCGGGCCATGAAGGGCAAGCCCGTCGTCATCCGTCTGCTCGACCCGCCCATGCACGAGTTCCTGCCGTCCCGCGACGAGCTTTTCGGCGAGGTCATCGAGCTTCGCGTCACCGGCGAGAACCCGGACGAGCTGGAGCAGAAGCAGAACCTCCTCTTCGCCGTGGACGAGATGCGCGAGTCCAACCCGATGATCGGCATGCGCGGCTGCCGCCTGGGCCTCATCTTCCCGGAGATCTACACCATGCAGGTCCGCGCCATCATCCGCGCGGCCGCGCAGGTGGCGGAGGAGGGCATCCCCGTCGCGCCGGAGATCATGATCCCGCTGGTGTCGCACACCAATGAGTTCAAGCGGCTGCGGGAGACCCTGGAGGCGACGATCCGCGAGTTCCAGGAGGAGACGGGCAATACCCAGTCCTACGAGATCGGCACGATGATCGAGATCCCGCGGGCGGCGCTCATCGCCGACCAGATCGCCGAGTCGGCCGAGTTCTTCAGCTTCGGCACCAACGACTTGACGCAGAACACCTTCGGCTTCAGCCGCGACGACGTGGAGGTCAAGTTCCTGAAGCGGTACGAGGAAGCGGGCATCCTGGAGGAGAACCCCTTCCAGGTGGTCGACCGCGACGGCGTGGGGCAGCTCATCAGCACGGCCTGCAGGCTCGGCCGCCAGGCGCGGCCCGGCATCTCCATGGGCATCTGCGGCGAGCACGGCGGCGACCCGAAGAGCATAGAGTTCTTCCACACCCTGCCGCTGGACTACGTGAGCTGCTCGCCGTACCGCGTGCCCGTCGCGAGGCTGGCCGCGGCACGTGCGGCGCTCATGGCAGACGGCGCGCGCGGCGAGGGGTAA